The Kluyvera intermedia genome window below encodes:
- a CDS encoding DedA family protein: protein MDLIRFLIDFILHIDVHLAELVAQYGVWVYAILFLILFCETGLVVTPFLPGDSLLFVAGALSALPTNDLNVHLMVVLMVIAAIIGDAVNYTIGRVFGEKLFSNPNSKIFRRSYLDKTHAFYDKHGGKTIILARFVPIVRTFAPFVAGMGHMSYRHFALYNVTGALLWVLLFTYAGYLFGDLPIVQENLKLLIVAIIVLSILPGVIEVIRHRRAAAKQAK from the coding sequence ATGGATCTTATTCGTTTTTTAATTGATTTCATCCTGCATATTGATGTGCATCTGGCGGAGCTGGTCGCGCAATACGGCGTCTGGGTTTATGCCATTTTGTTCTTGATCCTGTTTTGTGAAACCGGATTAGTGGTGACGCCATTCTTACCGGGCGACTCGCTGCTGTTTGTTGCTGGCGCGCTTTCCGCGTTGCCAACCAATGACCTGAACGTGCACCTGATGGTGGTGTTGATGGTGATTGCTGCCATCATCGGGGATGCGGTGAACTACACGATTGGCAGAGTGTTCGGTGAAAAGCTCTTTAGCAATCCGAACTCGAAAATCTTCCGTCGTAGCTACCTCGATAAAACGCATGCGTTCTATGATAAGCACGGCGGTAAGACGATAATCCTGGCGCGATTTGTGCCGATCGTCAGAACATTTGCGCCATTTGTGGCGGGAATGGGACATATGTCCTATCGTCATTTTGCACTCTATAACGTCACCGGCGCGCTGCTGTGGGTATTGCTGTTCACCTACGCGGGCTATCTGTTTGGCGACCTGCCTATCGTTCAGGAAAACCTGAAACTGCTGATTGTGGCGATTATCGTGCTGTCGATATTGCCCGGCGTTATCGAGGTGATTCGTCACCGTCGCGCGGCAGCCAAACAGGCTAAATAA
- a CDS encoding aspartate-semialdehyde dehydrogenase: protein MSEGWNIAILGATGAVGRALIETLAEREFPVGDIYALARNESAGENLRFNGKSVMVQDAAEFDWTQAQLAFFVAGQEASATYAEEAGNAGCLIIDLSGLFALEPDVPLVVPDVNPFVLADYRNRNLVAVADSQTSQLLSALKPLIDDGGLARIGVTNLLSASAHGKKAVDALAGQSAKLLNGIPIDEDDFFGRQLAFNMLPLLPDREGSVPDERRIVDQVRKILQDDGLIISASVVQTPVFYGHAQMVTFEAMRPLSAEEARDAFERGEDIALSAEGEFPTQVGDASGSAHLSVGCVRNDYGMPEQIQFWSVADNVRFGGALMAVKTAEKLVQEYLY, encoded by the coding sequence ATGTCTGAAGGCTGGAACATTGCCATTCTGGGCGCAACTGGCGCCGTGGGCCGCGCCCTGATTGAAACCCTTGCTGAACGTGAGTTTCCGGTGGGTGATATCTACGCGCTGGCGCGCAACGAAAGCGCGGGTGAGAATCTGCGTTTTAACGGTAAATCGGTAATGGTGCAGGATGCCGCAGAGTTTGACTGGACTCAGGCGCAGCTGGCCTTTTTTGTCGCCGGACAAGAAGCTTCAGCAACCTATGCCGAAGAAGCCGGTAACGCGGGCTGTCTGATTATTGACCTCAGTGGCCTGTTTGCCCTTGAACCGGATGTCCCGCTGGTTGTGCCTGACGTGAATCCATTTGTCCTGGCTGACTACCGCAACCGTAATTTGGTTGCCGTCGCTGACAGCCAGACCAGTCAACTGTTGAGCGCCCTGAAGCCCCTGATTGATGACGGTGGCCTGGCTCGCATTGGTGTAACCAACCTGCTCTCAGCTTCCGCACACGGTAAAAAAGCGGTTGATGCGCTGGCGGGACAAAGCGCCAAACTGCTCAACGGTATTCCTATCGACGAAGACGATTTCTTCGGCCGTCAGTTGGCATTCAACATGCTGCCACTGCTGCCAGACCGTGAAGGCAGCGTACCTGACGAGCGCCGTATCGTTGATCAGGTGCGTAAAATTCTGCAGGACGATGGCCTGATTATCTCCGCAAGCGTCGTTCAGACTCCGGTCTTCTACGGCCATGCGCAGATGGTCACCTTCGAAGCGATGCGTCCACTGTCAGCGGAAGAAGCGCGTGATGCCTTTGAACGCGGCGAAGATATCGCCCTGTCCGCAGAGGGTGAATTCCCGACTCAGGTTGGCGATGCTTCCGGCAGTGCTCACCTTTCGGTCGGCTGTGTACGTAATGATTATGGTATGCCAGAGCAGATCCAGTTCTGGTCGGTTGCCGATAACGTTCGTTTCGGCGGCGCGTTGATGGCGGTGAAAACGGCTGAGAAGCTGGTGCAGGAGTATCTGTACTAA
- the cvpA gene encoding colicin V production protein encodes MVWIDYAIIAVLGFSCLVSLIRGFVREALSLVTWGCAFYVASHYYTELSVWFTGFEDERVRNGIAIAALFIVTLIVGAIVNYVIGQLVEKTGLSGTDRVLGICFGALRGVLIIAAILFFLDTFTGMAKSDDWLHSQFIPYFSPVIRWFFDYLQSSSSFLPKV; translated from the coding sequence ATGGTCTGGATTGATTATGCCATTATCGCGGTACTGGGCTTTTCTTGCTTAGTGAGCCTTATCCGCGGCTTCGTTCGTGAAGCGTTATCGTTGGTAACCTGGGGCTGTGCCTTCTATGTTGCCAGCCATTACTACACGGAACTGTCTGTCTGGTTTACGGGCTTTGAAGATGAACGAGTTCGAAATGGGATTGCTATTGCGGCGCTGTTTATCGTGACGCTCATCGTTGGTGCTATCGTGAACTATGTGATAGGCCAACTGGTGGAAAAAACCGGTCTGTCGGGTACAGACAGGGTATTGGGGATCTGCTTCGGCGCTTTACGTGGGGTGCTGATTATCGCCGCTATCTTGTTTTTCCTCGACACTTTTACCGGAATGGCGAAAAGCGATGACTGGCTACACTCGCAGTTTATTCCCTATTTCTCACCCGTCATCAGATGGTTTTTTGACTACCTGCAAAGCTCGTCAAGTTTCTTGCCCAAGGTATAA
- a CDS encoding glycoside hydrolase family 127 protein, with protein sequence MMQSDVIEADLNNITITDPFLGEYQRLIRDVVIPYQWEALNDNIAEAEPSHALANYRIAAGLEQGEFYGMVFQDSDVTKWLEAVAWSLSQKPDAALEKTADEVIELLAQAQCEDGYLNTWYTVKEPELRWSNLAECHELYCAGHLFEAAVAFFNATGKRRLLEISCRFADYIDSVFGPNEGQLHGYPGHPEIELALMRLFEVTQEPRYQALACYFVEERGKQPYYYDIESAKRGGTRHWIGWGDAWPGMIKDKTYTHAHKPLSEQSEAVGHAVRSVYLMTGLAHIARMTRDEEKRQTCLRIWNNMVQRRMYITGGIGSQGIGEAFTSDYDLPNDTAYGESCASIGLMMFARRMLEMEGDAHYADVMERAFYNTVLGGMALDGKHFFYVNPLETHPKSIPHNHIYDHIKPVRQRWFGCACCPPNIARTLVAIGHYIFTPRPDALFINFYAGSEAQFTVNGQTLALNISGNYPWDERVTLTIIQPQAVSHTLALRLPEWCEAPCVQVNGEIAQGKIIKGYLHLHRQWQAGDIITLNLPMTIRRVYANPLVRHAAGKVAIQRGPLVYCLEEADNGTELHNLSLPKTSELREIQGTGVLKGKILLQAQGQRVLTAEGEKPLYSFDNRQTSVEKQTLTFIPWFSWANRVEGEMRIWMDEV encoded by the coding sequence ATGATGCAGTCTGATGTGATTGAAGCTGATTTAAACAACATCACCATTACCGACCCCTTTTTGGGTGAATACCAGCGCCTGATCCGTGACGTGGTGATCCCATACCAGTGGGAAGCGTTAAACGACAACATTGCCGAGGCAGAACCCAGCCACGCGCTGGCTAACTACCGTATCGCCGCAGGCCTTGAGCAAGGTGAGTTTTACGGCATGGTCTTCCAGGATAGTGACGTCACTAAATGGCTGGAAGCGGTGGCCTGGTCTTTAAGCCAGAAGCCCGATGCCGCGCTTGAAAAAACCGCTGATGAGGTGATTGAACTGCTGGCCCAGGCGCAGTGTGAAGATGGCTATCTCAACACCTGGTACACCGTTAAAGAGCCTGAGTTACGCTGGAGCAACCTCGCCGAGTGCCACGAACTTTACTGTGCCGGGCATCTATTTGAAGCAGCAGTGGCATTCTTTAACGCCACTGGCAAACGCCGCTTGCTTGAGATCTCCTGCCGCTTTGCCGATTACATTGATAGCGTATTCGGCCCGAACGAAGGCCAACTGCATGGCTATCCGGGGCATCCAGAAATTGAGCTAGCATTGATGCGTTTATTCGAAGTGACCCAGGAACCGCGCTACCAGGCGCTGGCCTGTTACTTCGTCGAGGAACGTGGCAAACAACCGTACTATTACGATATCGAGTCAGCAAAACGCGGCGGCACCCGGCACTGGATCGGATGGGGCGACGCCTGGCCGGGAATGATCAAAGACAAGACATACACCCATGCACACAAGCCGCTCTCTGAGCAGAGCGAAGCCGTGGGTCACGCGGTGCGTTCGGTGTACCTGATGACCGGGCTTGCGCATATTGCGCGCATGACGCGCGACGAGGAGAAGCGTCAGACCTGCCTGCGCATCTGGAACAATATGGTTCAGCGTCGGATGTACATCACCGGCGGCATTGGCTCACAAGGCATTGGTGAAGCGTTTACCAGCGACTACGATCTGCCCAACGATACCGCCTACGGCGAAAGCTGCGCGTCCATCGGCCTGATGATGTTTGCCCGCCGGATGCTGGAGATGGAGGGCGATGCCCACTATGCGGACGTGATGGAACGTGCGTTTTATAACACGGTGCTCGGCGGGATGGCGCTGGACGGTAAACATTTCTTCTACGTTAACCCGCTGGAAACGCACCCAAAAAGCATTCCACACAACCATATTTACGACCATATCAAACCGGTTCGTCAGCGCTGGTTCGGCTGCGCCTGCTGCCCGCCAAATATTGCCCGCACCCTGGTTGCTATTGGTCACTACATTTTCACCCCACGCCCGGACGCACTGTTTATCAACTTCTACGCCGGGAGCGAGGCACAATTTACGGTTAACGGGCAGACGCTGGCGCTAAACATTTCCGGCAACTATCCGTGGGATGAACGGGTTACTCTCACCATCATCCAACCGCAGGCAGTCAGCCACACGCTGGCGTTACGCTTGCCTGAATGGTGTGAGGCACCATGCGTGCAGGTAAATGGGGAAATAGCGCAGGGTAAGATTATCAAGGGCTACCTGCATCTGCACCGTCAGTGGCAAGCTGGAGACATCATTACCCTCAATCTGCCTATGACCATTCGCCGCGTCTATGCTAACCCACTGGTGCGTCATGCGGCGGGCAAAGTCGCTATTCAGCGTGGGCCGCTGGTGTATTGTCTGGAAGAAGCGGATAACGGCACCGAACTGCATAACCTGTCGCTGCCAAAAACAAGCGAGCTGCGGGAAATTCAGGGCACGGGCGTGCTCAAGGGCAAAATATTGCTGCAAGCACAGGGGCAACGCGTGCTGACCGCTGAGGGCGAGAAACCGTTGTACAGCTTCGATAATCGTCAGACGTCGGTCGAAAAACAGACCTTAACCTTTATTCCGTGGTTTAGCTGGGCCAACCGGGTAGAAGGCGAAATGCGGATTTGGATGGACGAGGTGTAA
- the purF gene encoding amidophosphoribosyltransferase: MCGIVGIAGVMPVNQSIYDALTVLQHRGQDAAGIITIDANNCFRLRKANGLVSDVFEARHMQRMQGNMGIGHVRYPTAGSSSASEAQPFYVNSPYGITLAHNGNLTNAHELRQKLFEEKRRHINTTSDSEILLNIFASELDNFRHYPLEADNIFAAIAATNRQIRGAYACVAMIIGHGMVAFRDPNGIRPLVLGKRDIGDGRTEYMVASESVALDTLGFEFLRDVAPGEAIYITEKGQLFTRQCADNPVSNPCLFEYVYFARPDSFIDKISVYSARVNMGTKLGEKIAREWEDLDIDVVIPIPETSCDIALEIARILDKPYRQGFVKNRYVGRTFIMPGQQLRRKSVRRKLNANRAEFRDKNVLLVDDSIVRGTTSEQIIEMAREAGAKKVYLASAAPEIRFPNVYGIDMPTATELIAHGREVDEIRQIIGADGLIFQDLNDLIEAVRAENPDIQQFECSVFNGVYVTKDVDQAYLDFLDSLRNDDAKAVQLLNEVESLEMHNEG; this comes from the coding sequence ATGTGCGGTATTGTCGGTATCGCCGGTGTCATGCCGGTTAACCAGTCGATTTATGATGCGCTAACGGTGCTTCAGCACCGTGGTCAGGATGCCGCTGGCATCATCACCATTGATGCCAACAACTGCTTCCGGTTGCGTAAGGCGAACGGCCTGGTCAGCGATGTCTTTGAAGCTCGCCACATGCAACGTATGCAGGGCAACATGGGTATTGGCCATGTGCGTTATCCAACAGCGGGCAGCTCCAGTGCTTCTGAAGCTCAGCCTTTCTACGTCAACTCCCCGTACGGTATTACGCTTGCGCACAACGGCAATCTGACCAATGCGCATGAGTTACGTCAAAAGCTGTTTGAAGAAAAACGCCGTCACATCAACACCACTTCCGATTCTGAAATCCTGCTCAATATCTTTGCCAGCGAGCTGGATAACTTCCGTCACTATCCGCTGGAAGCCGATAACATTTTCGCCGCGATCGCAGCAACCAATCGCCAGATCCGCGGTGCCTATGCCTGCGTGGCGATGATTATCGGCCACGGTATGGTTGCTTTCCGCGACCCTAACGGTATCCGCCCGCTGGTGCTGGGCAAGCGTGATATTGGCGATGGTCGTACCGAATATATGGTGGCCTCCGAAAGCGTAGCGCTGGATACGTTGGGCTTCGAATTCTTGCGTGATGTCGCGCCTGGCGAAGCTATCTACATTACTGAGAAAGGGCAGCTGTTTACCCGTCAGTGTGCCGATAACCCAGTCAGTAACCCGTGCCTGTTCGAATACGTCTACTTTGCGCGTCCGGACTCCTTTATCGACAAAATTTCCGTCTACAGCGCCCGCGTTAATATGGGCACCAAGCTTGGCGAGAAAATTGCGCGTGAATGGGAAGATCTCGACATCGACGTGGTGATTCCTATTCCGGAAACCTCTTGCGATATCGCCCTGGAAATCGCCCGCATTCTGGATAAACCGTACCGCCAGGGGTTTGTGAAAAACCGCTACGTTGGCCGTACCTTTATCATGCCGGGTCAGCAGCTGCGTCGTAAATCTGTACGCCGTAAGCTCAACGCTAACCGCGCTGAGTTCCGCGATAAGAACGTGTTGCTGGTGGACGATTCCATTGTGCGTGGCACCACCTCCGAACAGATTATCGAAATGGCGCGTGAAGCCGGTGCGAAGAAAGTGTACCTGGCCTCAGCGGCTCCGGAAATTCGCTTCCCGAACGTCTACGGTATCGATATGCCAACCGCCACCGAGCTTATCGCTCACGGGCGTGAAGTGGATGAGATTCGCCAGATCATCGGCGCAGACGGTCTTATCTTCCAGGATCTCAACGATCTGATTGAAGCGGTACGTGCGGAGAACCCCGATATTCAGCAGTTTGAATGTTCAGTGTTTAATGGCGTGTATGTGACCAAAGATGTTGACCAGGCTTATCTTGATTTCCTCGACTCACTGCGCAATGACGACGCCAAAGCCGTTCAATTGCTCAATGAAGTTGAAAGTTTAGAGATGCATAACGAAGGGTGA
- the truA gene encoding tRNA pseudouridine(38-40) synthase TruA, with protein sequence MSDIEQLPVYRIALGIEYDGSKYYGWQRQNEVRSVQEKLEKTLSQVANEPINVFCAGRTDSGVHGTGQVVHFETHAARKDAAWTLGANANLPGDIAVRWVKAVPDDFHARFSATARRYRYIIYNHRLRPAVLSQGVTHYHQPLDAERMHRAAQSLLGENDFTSFRAVQCQSRTPWRNMMHINVTRYGAYIVVDIKANAFVHHMVRNIVGSLMEVGAGNQPESWIAELLAAKDRTLAAATAKAEGLYLVAVDYPAHFELPSVPMGPLFLAD encoded by the coding sequence ATGTCCGACATTGAGCAGCTGCCGGTCTATCGAATTGCGCTGGGCATTGAGTACGACGGCAGCAAGTACTACGGCTGGCAGCGGCAAAATGAAGTGCGCAGCGTGCAGGAAAAGCTGGAAAAAACGCTTTCGCAGGTAGCGAATGAACCGATCAACGTCTTCTGCGCAGGTCGTACCGACTCCGGTGTCCACGGCACCGGTCAGGTTGTGCATTTCGAAACTCACGCTGCACGTAAAGATGCGGCGTGGACGTTAGGCGCAAATGCGAATTTGCCTGGAGACATTGCGGTGCGTTGGGTGAAAGCTGTACCCGATGATTTCCACGCCCGCTTTAGCGCCACGGCGCGTCGCTATCGTTACATTATCTACAACCACCGGCTGCGTCCGGCGGTGTTGAGCCAGGGCGTGACGCATTATCATCAGCCGCTGGACGCCGAGCGGATGCATCGCGCGGCGCAAAGCTTACTGGGTGAGAATGACTTCACCTCGTTCCGTGCTGTGCAGTGTCAATCACGCACGCCGTGGCGAAATATGATGCACATCAACGTGACCCGCTACGGCGCGTACATTGTGGTGGACATCAAAGCGAATGCCTTTGTGCATCACATGGTAAGGAATATTGTTGGCAGCCTGATGGAAGTTGGCGCAGGAAACCAGCCAGAGAGCTGGATTGCAGAACTGCTGGCGGCAAAAGACAGGACGCTTGCCGCGGCGACGGCGAAAGCGGAAGGATTGTATCTGGTGGCGGTAGACTACCCCGCACACTTTGAGCTGCCTTCCGTGCCGATGGGGCCGCTTTTCCTGGCGGACTAA
- the dedD gene encoding cell division protein DedD, protein MASKFQNRLVGTIVLVALGVIVLPGLLDGQKKHYQDEFAAIPLVPKPGDRDEPDMLPTATQALPAQPPEGAAEEVRAGDAAAPSLDSSRLAVNGNGDLEQIPPAAELPKPKPVEKPKPKPQPVTEPTVTAPPPKPAAEDKPAPVGKAYVVQLGALKNADKVNEIVASLRGAGYRAYTSPSTPVQGKITRILVGPDASKDKLKGSLGELKQLSGLSGVVMGYTPN, encoded by the coding sequence GTGGCAAGTAAGTTTCAAAACCGTCTTGTTGGGACGATAGTATTGGTTGCGCTGGGCGTTATTGTGCTGCCAGGGCTGCTTGACGGGCAAAAAAAACATTATCAGGATGAATTTGCTGCGATTCCACTGGTGCCAAAACCGGGTGACCGCGACGAGCCTGATATGCTGCCTACAGCGACTCAGGCTCTGCCAGCGCAGCCGCCTGAGGGGGCTGCCGAAGAGGTGAGAGCGGGGGATGCTGCGGCACCTTCACTGGACTCCAGCCGACTGGCAGTCAATGGCAATGGCGATCTGGAACAGATCCCACCTGCTGCGGAGCTACCAAAACCGAAGCCGGTCGAAAAGCCGAAGCCTAAACCACAGCCGGTTACCGAACCTACCGTAACTGCGCCGCCACCGAAACCAGCCGCGGAAGATAAGCCCGCGCCGGTAGGTAAAGCCTATGTCGTGCAGCTTGGCGCGTTGAAGAATGCCGATAAGGTGAACGAAATTGTCGCCAGCCTTCGCGGTGCAGGCTACCGTGCTTACACGTCGCCTTCGACGCCAGTTCAGGGTAAAATTACCCGAATTCTGGTAGGGCCAGATGCCTCGAAAGATAAGCTGAAAGGTTCGCTTGGCGAGCTGAAACAGTTGTCGGGGTTAAGTGGCGTAGTGATGGGATACACGCCGAACTAG
- the folC gene encoding bifunctional tetrahydrofolate synthase/dihydrofolate synthase, whose product MDKHLIPQATSPLATWLSYLENLHSKTIDLGLARVSLVAEHLDVLQPAPFVFTVAGTNGKGTTCRTLEAILMAAGYTVGVYSSPHLIRYTERVRVQGGELIESAHTASFAAIEAARGDTSLTYFEYGTLSALWLFKQAKVDVVILEVGLGGRLDATNIVDANVAVVTSIALDHTDWLGPDRESIGREKAGVFRGGRPAIVGEPDMPHTIADVAREKAAVLRQRDVDWRYTVEDDSWTFSDAEGELRGLPLPQVPQPNAATALAALRASQLAVSEEAIREGIANALLPGRFQIIQLEPRVILDVAHNPHAAAYLAGRLKSLPKTGRVLAVIGMLHDKDIAGTLACLDEVVDSWYCAPLEGPRGATAQQLREQLRAGTLYTSVAQAWHAAMADAAPEDTVLVCGSFHTVAHVMEELDAGRAGGK is encoded by the coding sequence ATGGACAAACATCTTATTCCTCAGGCCACGTCGCCCCTGGCTACGTGGCTTTCTTATCTGGAAAACCTCCACTCAAAAACCATCGATCTTGGCCTGGCGCGTGTCAGTCTGGTCGCTGAACACCTTGACGTGCTTCAACCAGCGCCATTTGTATTCACCGTGGCGGGCACTAACGGTAAAGGTACGACCTGCCGTACGCTGGAAGCCATCCTGATGGCGGCGGGTTATACCGTTGGGGTTTATAGCTCCCCGCATCTGATTCGCTACACCGAGCGCGTACGTGTGCAGGGCGGCGAACTGATTGAAAGTGCGCACACCGCCTCTTTTGCGGCGATCGAAGCGGCGCGCGGCGATACGTCGCTGACCTATTTTGAATACGGTACGCTTTCGGCACTGTGGTTGTTTAAACAGGCGAAAGTGGATGTGGTGATCCTTGAAGTTGGTTTGGGTGGACGCCTGGACGCCACCAACATCGTGGATGCGAATGTTGCGGTGGTGACCAGCATTGCGTTGGATCATACCGACTGGCTGGGGCCAGACCGCGAAAGCATTGGCCGCGAAAAAGCAGGCGTGTTCCGTGGTGGACGCCCGGCAATTGTCGGTGAACCTGATATGCCGCACACTATCGCCGATGTCGCACGTGAGAAAGCCGCGGTGCTGCGTCAGCGTGATGTTGACTGGCGCTATACGGTTGAGGACGATAGCTGGACGTTCAGCGACGCTGAAGGCGAATTGCGCGGGCTGCCGTTACCCCAGGTGCCTCAGCCCAATGCGGCAACAGCGCTGGCGGCACTGCGAGCAAGCCAGCTTGCTGTGAGCGAAGAGGCTATCCGCGAGGGTATCGCTAACGCTCTCCTGCCGGGCCGTTTCCAGATCATCCAACTTGAACCGCGGGTAATCCTGGACGTTGCGCACAACCCCCATGCCGCGGCCTACCTTGCCGGGCGTCTCAAATCATTGCCGAAAACCGGGCGAGTACTGGCGGTTATTGGTATGCTGCATGATAAGGATATTGCCGGTACGTTGGCATGCCTGGATGAAGTGGTCGATAGCTGGTATTGCGCGCCTCTTGAAGGACCGCGCGGTGCGACGGCCCAGCAGCTGCGCGAGCAGCTGCGTGCGGGAACCCTTTATACCAGCGTTGCGCAAGCATGGCATGCCGCCATGGCTGACGCAGCGCCTGAAGATACGGTGCTGGTGTGTGGATCATTCCACACGGTAGCGCATGTGATGGAAGAGTTAGACGCGGGGAGAGCCGGTGGCAAGTAA
- the pdxB gene encoding 4-phosphoerythronate dehydrogenase PdxB: protein MKILVDENMPYARELFSRLGEVSAVPGRPIPVEALNDADALMVRSVTKVNAALLADKTIKFVGTATAGTDHVDQSWLQQAGIGFSAAPGCNAIAVVEYVFSALLMLAERDGFALTERTVGIVGVGNVGGRLQKRLEALGIKTLLCDPPRADNGDEGDFRSLDELVEKADVLTFHTPLYKEGAYKSLHLADETLIRRLKPGTILINACRGPVVDNAALLSCLEAGQDLSVVLDVWEPEPDLNLALLAKVDLGTSHIAGYTLEGKARGTTQVFEAYSQFIGQPQEVALSSLLPAPEFGHITLHGPLDQPTLKRLVHLVYDVRRDDAPLRKVAGIPGEFDKLRKNYLERREWSSLTVECDDAAAAALLQQIGFNAVHR from the coding sequence GTGAAAATCCTTGTTGATGAAAATATGCCCTATGCCCGCGAACTTTTCAGCCGTTTGGGTGAGGTCAGCGCTGTTCCTGGTCGTCCAATCCCGGTGGAGGCGTTAAACGACGCCGACGCGCTGATGGTGCGTTCCGTCACGAAAGTCAATGCAGCGCTGCTGGCCGATAAAACGATTAAATTCGTCGGCACGGCGACGGCGGGCACTGACCACGTTGACCAGTCCTGGCTGCAGCAGGCAGGGATCGGATTTTCCGCAGCACCTGGCTGCAACGCCATTGCCGTTGTCGAGTACGTCTTCTCTGCATTGCTGATGTTGGCAGAACGTGATGGCTTTGCGCTGACCGAACGCACCGTCGGCATCGTTGGGGTGGGTAACGTTGGCGGCCGTTTACAAAAAAGGCTGGAAGCACTGGGGATCAAAACGCTGCTATGCGATCCACCGCGTGCGGATAATGGCGACGAGGGTGATTTCCGCTCGCTTGACGAATTGGTTGAGAAAGCCGATGTGTTGACCTTCCATACGCCATTGTATAAAGAAGGCGCATACAAATCCCTGCATCTGGCCGATGAAACGCTGATTCGCCGCCTGAAGCCGGGAACGATTTTAATCAACGCCTGCCGTGGCCCAGTGGTGGATAACGCTGCACTGCTTTCGTGTCTGGAAGCGGGCCAGGATCTCAGCGTCGTTTTGGACGTTTGGGAGCCAGAACCGGATCTCAACTTAGCGCTGCTGGCGAAAGTGGATCTTGGCACTTCCCACATTGCGGGCTACACCCTGGAAGGCAAAGCGCGCGGCACTACCCAAGTGTTTGAAGCTTACAGCCAGTTTATCGGCCAGCCGCAGGAAGTGGCGCTTTCCTCACTGCTACCCGCGCCGGAATTTGGCCATATTACGTTACACGGGCCGCTCGATCAGCCGACGCTGAAAAGACTGGTTCATTTAGTGTATGATGTGCGCCGCGATGACGCACCGCTGCGAAAAGTAGCCGGGATCCCGGGTGAGTTTGACAAGCTGCGCAAGAACTATCTTGAGCGCCGTGAATGGTCTTCGCTCACCGTGGAATGCGACGACGCTGCCGCCGCTGCGCTGCTGCAACAAATCGGGTTTAACGCCGTACATCGTTAA
- the accD gene encoding acetyl-CoA carboxylase, carboxyltransferase subunit beta, whose amino-acid sequence MSWIERIKSNITPTRKASIPEGVWTKCDSCGQVLYRAELERNLEVCPKCDHHMRMSARNRLHSLLDEGSLVELGSELEPKDLLKFRDSKKYKDRLASAQKETGEKDALIVMKGTLHTMPVVAAAFEFSFMGGSMGSVVGARFVRAVEQALEDNCPLICFSASGGARMQEALMSLMQMAKTSAALAKMQERGLPYISVLTDPTMGGVSASFAMLGDLNIAEPKALIGFAGPRVIEQTVREKLPPGFQRSEFLIEKGAIDMIVRRPEMRLKLASVLAKLMNLPAPNPDAPRESVVVPPVPDQEPEA is encoded by the coding sequence ATGAGCTGGATTGAACGAATTAAAAGTAACATCACACCTACCCGTAAGGCGAGCATCCCGGAAGGGGTATGGACCAAATGCGATAGCTGTGGTCAGGTTTTGTATCGTGCGGAGCTGGAGCGTAACCTCGAGGTTTGCCCGAAGTGCGATCACCACATGCGTATGTCAGCGCGTAATCGCCTGCATAGCCTGTTGGATGAAGGGTCCCTGGTTGAGCTGGGTAGCGAACTTGAGCCAAAAGATCTGCTGAAGTTCCGTGACTCTAAAAAGTATAAAGACAGACTGGCCTCTGCTCAGAAAGAAACCGGCGAGAAAGATGCGCTGATTGTCATGAAAGGCACGCTGCACACCATGCCGGTTGTTGCTGCGGCTTTTGAGTTCTCCTTCATGGGCGGCTCAATGGGTTCCGTTGTTGGCGCGCGCTTCGTCCGTGCTGTTGAGCAGGCGCTGGAAGATAACTGTCCACTGATCTGTTTCTCTGCCTCCGGTGGCGCACGTATGCAGGAAGCGCTGATGTCGCTGATGCAGATGGCGAAAACCTCAGCGGCGTTGGCGAAAATGCAGGAACGCGGTTTACCGTATATCTCCGTGCTGACCGACCCAACCATGGGTGGTGTCTCTGCGAGCTTCGCGATGCTGGGTGACCTGAATATCGCTGAGCCAAAAGCGCTGATCGGCTTTGCGGGTCCACGTGTTATCGAACAGACCGTTCGTGAGAAACTGCCGCCGGGCTTCCAGCGCAGTGAGTTCCTCATCGAGAAGGGGGCAATCGACATGATCGTTCGCCGCCCTGAAATGCGTCTGAAGCTTGCCAGCGTCCTGGCGAAGCTGATGAATCTCCCGGCACCAAACCCGGATGCACCGCGTGAAAGCGTGGTCGTACCGCCGGTACCGGATCAGGAACCAGAGGCCTGA